A portion of the Geoalkalibacter ferrihydriticus DSM 17813 genome contains these proteins:
- a CDS encoding PEP-CTERM sorting domain-containing protein produces MAKSLKFWAMSCLLWVMTISSAQAAPFLFEYRFNVNGTFYGNYFDEPLDTLPSYFDVSGFDFTTGLGTIDIRFFPGVAGNYYISAFFDHEIDEQRNTFFNEYAEVSGTPAPGQTYEVDEPGYEFGDIYDNFFAGTLDNTNAISIAEFPAGEDVSLALAWDFSLLAGEFAVIQFILSENRPTSGFFLTHADPDSEYEFYASSTLDVIPEPSTLVLVVFGLAGLVAWSRCRNVTK; encoded by the coding sequence ATGGCAAAAAGTTTAAAATTCTGGGCTATGAGTTGTCTGCTGTGGGTGATGACCATTTCTTCCGCGCAGGCGGCACCGTTTCTGTTCGAATATCGCTTCAACGTCAACGGTACCTTTTATGGCAACTACTTTGATGAGCCGCTGGATACTCTCCCGAGCTATTTTGATGTATCTGGTTTTGATTTTACTACCGGCTTGGGTACGATCGACATCCGCTTTTTTCCTGGTGTCGCGGGGAATTATTACATTTCGGCTTTTTTTGACCATGAAATCGACGAACAGCGGAACACATTTTTTAACGAGTATGCGGAGGTGAGTGGAACGCCAGCTCCAGGTCAGACCTATGAGGTCGACGAGCCGGGTTACGAGTTCGGCGATATCTACGACAACTTTTTCGCCGGTACCCTGGACAATACAAATGCCATTTCAATTGCTGAATTTCCCGCAGGCGAGGACGTTTCTTTAGCCCTGGCGTGGGATTTCTCGCTGCTGGCGGGTGAGTTTGCCGTTATTCAGTTCATTCTCAGTGAAAACCGCCCGACGTCAGGTTTTTTTCTGACCCATGCCGATCCGGACAGCGAATACGAATTTTACGCGTCCAGTACTCTGGACGTGATTCCTGAGCCGTCCACCCTGGTCTTGGTTGTTTTCGGCCTCGCTGGCTTGGTGGCCTGGAGTCGTTGCCGCAACGTGACTAAATAG
- a CDS encoding MliC family protein, which translates to MGKIFFGGSTVRPYPILLLPTILIFSACQNLSHHSSRETLPEPAQPAGQAYQCGDLRIAALADGDMMILVLPRGDLRLAPVVAASGARYADEVGNEFWDKGQKEALLSLEGGASLECKGTEAPSPWAEARRRGVRFRGVGQEPGWVVELDRGEAAGMRLLLDYGRHELRFPTTRQIRDEMSDTQYFIGETNQTRAELRVRREPCRDTMSGELFQTSAELRINAETLRGCGRYFSD; encoded by the coding sequence TTGGGCAAAATTTTTTTTGGAGGTTCTACCGTGCGCCCCTATCCGATTCTCCTCCTTCCAACAATCCTTATCTTCTCGGCCTGCCAGAATCTCTCGCACCACAGCAGCCGGGAAACTCTACCGGAGCCTGCACAACCTGCAGGCCAGGCTTACCAGTGCGGCGATCTGCGCATCGCGGCGCTTGCCGATGGCGATATGATGATTCTAGTACTGCCGCGGGGCGATCTGCGGCTTGCGCCGGTGGTTGCAGCGTCCGGGGCACGTTACGCCGATGAAGTCGGCAATGAATTCTGGGACAAGGGGCAAAAAGAGGCTCTGCTGAGCCTGGAGGGTGGCGCATCGCTGGAATGCAAGGGCACCGAGGCGCCTTCTCCTTGGGCGGAGGCGCGCCGTCGCGGCGTTAGATTTCGTGGGGTCGGTCAGGAACCGGGCTGGGTTGTTGAGCTCGACCGGGGGGAGGCCGCGGGCATGCGCTTGCTGCTCGATTATGGTCGCCACGAACTGCGTTTCCCGACGACCCGCCAAATCCGCGATGAGATGAGCGACACGCAATACTTTATCGGTGAGACAAACCAGACTCGCGCCGAACTGCGTGTGCGCCGCGAACCTTGCCGCGACACCATGAGCGGCGAACTCTTCCAGACCTCCGCGGAATTGCGGATCAACGCAGAAACCCTGCGCGGTTGCGGACGCTATTTTTCTGACTGA
- a CDS encoding DMT family transporter, with protein sequence MMGASTAFVALAALFWGLSGGIGGILMADGWDAFVVSFYRGMIGLLCVLVWLMLRPQGSGLANRRLWFWSAIAGLGVAGNFSFYFVSIGQGSVAVAATLMYCAPVFVYLVSFALKLERPTALKWAAIAVVMLGIVLLTQIYDIGASGVTAMGVGAGLLSGLSYAIFIFGFKYAAPHGSPQAILSIAFAVLALILIWPGDADQMVAALTTPDWPLFAALGVFGAGLSFVLYIIGLNHTAPAVASIVAMVEPVTASLFGVVVLNENLVVPQILGMGLILVTVTALSVNSRTAQPPADLTSR encoded by the coding sequence ATGATGGGCGCGAGTACAGCTTTCGTGGCGCTGGCGGCTCTTTTCTGGGGGTTATCCGGCGGGATCGGCGGAATTCTTATGGCCGATGGCTGGGATGCGTTCGTCGTTTCATTCTACCGGGGCATGATCGGACTGCTGTGCGTCCTCGTCTGGCTAATGCTGCGCCCGCAGGGCAGTGGCCTGGCAAATCGCCGGTTATGGTTCTGGTCGGCGATTGCCGGTCTCGGCGTCGCCGGCAACTTCTCGTTCTATTTCGTGAGCATAGGGCAGGGAAGTGTCGCGGTTGCGGCTACGTTGATGTACTGCGCCCCCGTGTTCGTGTATCTCGTGTCATTCGCTCTCAAACTTGAAAGACCGACCGCGCTGAAGTGGGCCGCGATCGCGGTGGTGATGCTTGGCATCGTGTTGCTGACACAGATTTACGACATCGGTGCGAGCGGCGTCACGGCGATGGGGGTGGGCGCCGGGCTGCTTTCCGGGCTGTCCTACGCGATATTCATTTTCGGCTTCAAGTATGCGGCGCCGCACGGCAGCCCGCAGGCGATTCTCTCAATAGCGTTTGCGGTCCTTGCCCTCATCCTGATCTGGCCGGGTGATGCCGACCAGATGGTTGCAGCCCTGACCACACCGGATTGGCCGTTGTTCGCGGCGCTGGGTGTGTTCGGCGCGGGATTGTCGTTTGTTCTTTATATCATCGGCCTGAATCATACTGCCCCGGCCGTGGCCTCAATTGTGGCAATGGTCGAACCGGTCACCGCGTCGCTGTTCGGCGTCGTGGTTTTAAACGAAAACCTGGTTGTTCCGCAAATTTTGGGTATGGGGCTGATATTGGTCACAGTGACCGCGCTGAGTGTAAATTCGAGAACCGCACAGCCACCTGCCGATTTAACCTCTCGCTGA
- a CDS encoding type VI secretion system-associated FHA domain protein, which yields MVPKKKPVSRRAAAASTALPSQLPISQKRAAARIPAQALIVGLARMIEGLRCFADEFGLAQRRVLGSAWEEFQGRCAEDVLRAWLRDEDEGAQRIQRLFDDLMGHQMALLSGVEGVAREAAAHFNPRQVEQGTPRLLGMRPGAWRNYCRYYRELTANDHHLHRTLVLPGFVTAYVRAREARRESASIASPGLPPSSRS from the coding sequence ATGGTCCCGAAAAAAAAGCCTGTGTCCAGGCGTGCGGCCGCCGCGTCGACGGCACTCCCGTCTCAATTGCCGATATCGCAGAAGCGCGCCGCCGCCCGGATTCCCGCGCAAGCCCTGATCGTGGGGCTGGCGCGCATGATCGAGGGGCTGCGTTGCTTTGCCGATGAGTTCGGCCTGGCCCAGCGCCGCGTTCTCGGCAGTGCCTGGGAGGAGTTTCAGGGTCGTTGCGCCGAAGACGTATTGCGTGCCTGGCTGCGCGACGAGGACGAAGGTGCGCAGCGCATTCAGCGCTTGTTTGACGACCTCATGGGCCATCAGATGGCGCTTCTCAGCGGCGTGGAGGGCGTGGCGCGCGAAGCCGCCGCGCACTTCAACCCGCGCCAAGTTGAGCAGGGTACGCCGCGCCTGCTGGGGATGCGCCCGGGCGCTTGGCGCAACTACTGCCGTTATTACCGGGAACTGACCGCCAACGATCATCATCTTCACCGCACCCTGGTTCTGCCCGGGTTCGTCACCGCCTATGTCCGGGCTCGCGAGGCGCGTCGCGAGTCTGCGTCAATCGCGTCCCCGGGCTTGCCCCCGTCCTCGAGGAGTTAA
- the tssJ gene encoding type VI secretion system lipoprotein TssJ — translation MLRVFFLLLCTLLVSANLVGCADPQVRVGLSSTANLNLNDFDEPLPVVVRVYQLNDDADFLKADFSDLWKDDLKALGNSLLTRDEVVMNPAAQMVLEYPRHDQTRFVAVMGVFRKPGENSWRDIQPVADGFISGRFASKVRVHFKGNTLEMVD, via the coding sequence ATGTTGCGCGTTTTTTTTCTGCTTCTCTGTACCTTGCTGGTATCGGCAAATCTGGTGGGCTGCGCCGATCCTCAGGTGCGGGTCGGTTTGTCTTCGACCGCCAATCTCAATCTCAACGATTTCGACGAGCCGCTGCCGGTGGTGGTACGTGTCTATCAGCTCAATGACGACGCGGATTTTCTCAAGGCCGATTTCTCCGATCTGTGGAAGGACGATCTGAAGGCACTGGGCAATTCGTTGTTGACCCGCGACGAGGTGGTGATGAACCCCGCCGCGCAGATGGTGCTGGAATATCCGCGCCATGATCAGACGCGCTTCGTGGCGGTGATGGGTGTGTTCCGCAAGCCGGGAGAAAACAGTTGGCGCGATATTCAACCCGTGGCGGACGGATTTATTTCCGGACGCTTCGCCAGCAAGGTGAGGGTTCATTTCAAAGGCAATACACTGGAAATGGTCGACTGA
- the tssK gene encoding type VI secretion system baseplate subunit TssK, giving the protein MDGLRKIVWAEGVFLGQQHFQQWDRYQEMVQGLFARSLNPLTWGLLELRIDPPALENGRLRVERCLALLPDARLVYYDAGVDPPLMCELGGRGGESFEVYLCLPGNRQVNGISGYSGKSHLCAWQADYREVADEYDGGRSREVLLARPNLLLLSADQPRDAFTALPIARVLNEGDGTYRLLPEFIPPVARIGASARLGSLLSGMVEIVGARLRALNERKNAFGGGAGEFAQADPLNFHLLQILSGAWPLLQHFQHNPELHPEFLYRSLVPVLGSLKAFAGGDSGEIPGYRHEALESVFPPLTALLEKLMDVQTRQRSAAVLLERENECLWRAEGLAPDLLQRATFFLEVDHGGDDPNWISDFARQVKVGPRSGIELMVASALPGVRLVHTQRPPAQMPVRSGCEYFRLESRGDFWNKMVDEGSVAVFVSHPFAQAAVALVSVQE; this is encoded by the coding sequence ATGGATGGTTTGCGTAAGATTGTCTGGGCTGAAGGCGTTTTTCTCGGCCAGCAGCACTTCCAGCAATGGGACCGCTATCAGGAAATGGTGCAGGGGCTCTTCGCCCGTAGCCTCAATCCACTCACCTGGGGGCTGCTTGAGCTGCGAATCGATCCCCCGGCTCTGGAGAATGGGCGTTTACGCGTGGAGCGCTGTCTGGCCCTGCTGCCTGATGCTCGCCTGGTCTACTATGACGCAGGCGTCGACCCGCCCCTGATGTGTGAACTCGGCGGGCGCGGGGGCGAGAGCTTTGAGGTGTATCTGTGCTTGCCCGGAAATCGTCAGGTGAACGGAATTTCCGGCTATTCCGGCAAGAGCCATCTGTGCGCCTGGCAGGCGGATTACCGCGAAGTAGCCGATGAGTACGATGGAGGCCGTAGCCGCGAAGTGCTGCTCGCGCGGCCCAACCTGTTGCTGTTGAGCGCGGATCAACCCCGCGACGCCTTTACCGCCTTGCCCATCGCGCGGGTGCTCAACGAGGGTGACGGCACCTATCGGCTGCTGCCCGAATTCATCCCGCCGGTGGCGCGCATCGGGGCGTCGGCACGTCTTGGGTCACTGCTGAGCGGCATGGTGGAAATCGTCGGTGCGCGGCTGCGCGCTCTAAACGAACGCAAGAACGCTTTTGGGGGGGGCGCCGGGGAATTCGCCCAGGCCGATCCACTGAATTTTCACCTGCTTCAGATTCTCTCGGGCGCCTGGCCGCTGTTGCAGCATTTCCAGCACAATCCCGAGCTTCACCCCGAGTTTCTGTATCGCAGCCTGGTCCCGGTGCTGGGCAGCCTCAAGGCATTTGCCGGTGGCGACAGCGGCGAAATCCCTGGTTATCGGCATGAAGCCTTGGAATCGGTGTTTCCTCCGTTGACCGCGCTCCTGGAAAAGCTGATGGATGTACAGACCCGGCAACGCAGTGCCGCGGTGCTTCTCGAACGCGAAAATGAATGTCTGTGGCGGGCCGAGGGGCTTGCTCCCGATCTGTTGCAGCGGGCGACCTTTTTTCTCGAAGTCGATCATGGGGGCGACGATCCCAACTGGATTAGCGATTTCGCGCGTCAGGTCAAGGTCGGGCCGCGTAGCGGCATCGAACTCATGGTGGCTTCGGCCCTGCCGGGGGTGCGCCTGGTGCATACCCAGCGGCCCCCCGCGCAGATGCCGGTGCGCAGCGGCTGCGAATATTTCCGCCTGGAGTCGCGCGGCGACTTCTGGAACAAGATGGTCGATGAAGGATCGGTCGCGGTGTTTGTGTCCCACCCCTTTGCGCAAGCGGCGGTGGCTTTGGTGAGCGTGCAGGAGTAA
- the icmH gene encoding type IVB secretion system protein IcmH/DotU — protein sequence MEAQRETDRVNALLECSQMLFSLVAPLRGGAGAPLPDEDFRDRILAGFDAMERMAFERQIGMVILKDAKYALAAFVDEAVMTSPWANRMTWMSRPLQLEMFGDHVAGEGFFERLAQLRQGGEPNLDLIELYYVCLQLGFEGIYKVRGLEQLMALQVDLRSQIEGYRGVADPRLAPQGVPREGLFTRVRREVPYWVVTVVTVAVIFFGYVGYAYTINRMAAHSVVQMEAEGRTVQQLALDQRRGPAVAEEVAP from the coding sequence ATGGAAGCACAAAGGGAAACAGATCGTGTCAATGCACTGCTCGAGTGCAGCCAGATGCTTTTCAGCCTGGTGGCGCCGCTGCGCGGCGGCGCGGGCGCGCCGCTTCCGGATGAGGATTTCCGCGACCGGATCCTGGCCGGGTTTGACGCCATGGAGCGCATGGCCTTTGAGCGGCAGATCGGCATGGTCATTCTCAAAGATGCCAAATATGCCCTGGCCGCCTTTGTCGACGAAGCCGTGATGACCAGTCCCTGGGCGAACCGCATGACTTGGATGAGCCGCCCCTTGCAGCTTGAGATGTTCGGCGATCATGTTGCCGGCGAGGGCTTTTTTGAGCGTCTCGCCCAGCTACGACAAGGCGGCGAGCCGAATCTTGACCTTATCGAGCTTTACTATGTTTGTCTGCAACTGGGCTTCGAGGGGATCTACAAGGTGCGTGGCCTGGAACAGCTGATGGCTTTGCAGGTGGATCTGCGCAGTCAGATCGAGGGATATCGCGGGGTGGCCGACCCACGTCTCGCGCCCCAGGGTGTGCCGCGCGAAGGGCTGTTCACCCGGGTGCGGCGCGAGGTTCCCTATTGGGTCGTGACGGTGGTCACGGTCGCGGTGATCTTTTTCGGCTATGTGGGTTATGCCTATACCATCAATCGCATGGCCGCGCACAGCGTCGTGCAGATGGAGGCAGAGGGCAGAACCGTGCAGCAGTTGGCCCTGGATCAGCGGCGAGGACCGGCAGTGGCCGAGGAGGTGGCGCCATGA
- a CDS encoding MFS transporter: METEKASKKEIFGWAMFDFANQGYTLLIITVFFGDIFTRIIVGDAENDYRLGNLLWSIALSLSYLLVVFTGPVFGAIMDFTATRKRFLFASYLLTVFATAALYFVAPGYVLLGMVLLIVSNYAYAIGESFIASFLPDLGRPEDLGKISGFGWALGYVGGLVATAFALLFLGEVSEENFSRIRWVGPFAAGFFLVAAIPTFLWLNERGRPRRLKKSNTYLALGLRRAWRTCKGLREFRDLAILMGSIFFAMCGIYIIIAFTFIYGAQVIAWDEHVRVLMFVVVQITATLGALGFGFLQDRIGAKLTYALALALWIVAITLIYLTPALAAWGQDSFGVEWQAQYVFLVVGVFAGTCLGSTQSGGRALVGLLSPKRKAAELFGFWGLFSKAAAIVGLIGIGLLQAAFGLQASILFCVVLFGLALLVVLGVDEARGRKRAQEKRHQE; encoded by the coding sequence ATGGAGACCGAAAAAGCTTCAAAAAAAGAAATCTTCGGCTGGGCGATGTTCGACTTCGCCAACCAGGGTTATACCCTGCTCATCATCACCGTATTTTTCGGTGATATCTTCACCCGCATCATCGTCGGCGATGCCGAAAACGATTACCGGTTGGGCAATCTGCTGTGGAGCATCGCCCTGTCCCTCAGCTATCTGCTGGTGGTCTTTACCGGCCCGGTGTTCGGCGCCATCATGGATTTTACCGCCACGCGCAAGCGTTTTCTTTTTGCCAGCTATCTGCTCACCGTCTTTGCCACGGCTGCGCTGTATTTCGTCGCACCGGGCTATGTACTGCTCGGCATGGTGCTACTGATTGTTTCCAACTACGCCTATGCCATTGGCGAGTCCTTCATCGCGAGCTTTCTGCCCGATCTCGGGCGTCCCGAGGATTTGGGCAAGATTTCCGGATTCGGCTGGGCCCTCGGTTATGTGGGCGGCTTGGTGGCCACTGCCTTTGCCCTGCTGTTTCTGGGCGAGGTCAGTGAGGAAAACTTCTCGCGCATTCGCTGGGTCGGCCCCTTCGCCGCTGGTTTTTTCCTGGTGGCGGCGATCCCCACTTTTCTCTGGCTCAATGAGCGCGGTCGCCCGCGGCGCCTGAAAAAATCGAACACCTATCTCGCCCTGGGGTTGCGCCGGGCATGGCGGACTTGCAAGGGACTGAGAGAATTTCGTGATCTGGCGATTCTCATGGGATCGATCTTTTTTGCCATGTGCGGCATCTATATCATTATCGCCTTCACCTTCATTTATGGCGCCCAGGTGATTGCCTGGGATGAGCATGTGCGGGTGCTGATGTTTGTGGTAGTGCAGATCACCGCCACTCTTGGCGCGCTGGGTTTCGGTTTTCTGCAGGACCGCATCGGTGCCAAGCTGACCTACGCCCTGGCCCTGGCTTTGTGGATTGTCGCCATCACTTTGATCTACCTGACCCCGGCTCTGGCTGCCTGGGGGCAGGATAGCTTCGGGGTGGAGTGGCAGGCGCAGTATGTCTTTCTCGTCGTCGGCGTTTTCGCCGGTACCTGTCTAGGGTCTACCCAATCGGGCGGCCGGGCGCTGGTCGGGCTGCTTTCGCCCAAGCGCAAGGCGGCCGAGTTGTTCGGTTTCTGGGGGTTGTTCAGCAAGGCTGCCGCAATCGTCGGTCTGATCGGCATCGGTTTGCTGCAGGCCGCCTTTGGTCTGCAGGCGTCCATACTGTTCTGTGTTGTTCTATTCGGTCTGGCGCTGCTGGTGGTGCTGGGCGTCGATGAGGCGCGCGGCCGTAAGCGGGCACAGGAGAAACGGCATCAGGAGTGA
- a CDS encoding TonB-dependent receptor plug domain-containing protein, whose amino-acid sequence MLKGIIRLLFVLSFSTPALAQAQTFNLPEIVVTASRWDEPRADVPQSLTVISRDEIERRGTSFVTELLQTQSDLFLVQNGGAGKNATLLLRGGNGRQVLVLVDGVRVNSPSTGAADLGGLLTDDIERIEILKGPQSTLYGSEAMAGVVNIITRKVVGPPKTALLVEAGSFSTRKASGSLSGGTDRHDYRFSATWLDTQGISAARSGTEPDAYTNTTLSARLGFAPSARTGLDLNLRYVHDRSELDGFEAGVGMVDALNWIQKRDDYLVALRGEIFLLDNYEQTLGLSLAGQRLKSEDPDTLWNNARINTTTHQLDWQHVLDLDRLTLSGGFAYRREAAENKDVFDEAVDNKAGYANTKLRLLDENLILDAGLRYDKHETFGDELTYRIGALYHFRPRDLRIRANHGSGFRAPSLNELFYPFYGNPNLKPEKSSAWDVGIEQDFFAGRLTLGATWFQQRYRNLIQTNFATFTADNIGRARVKGLELTAMARPMDAVLIKSSYTWLDALDVDTQSRLALRPRSKVVSSVEYTFAALSLGVEHIYVSRRLDPFIGRDLSAYGLVNLRSAYTLTRSLSVFARIDNLFDKSYEVAGDFGTPGFAAFGGLKAGF is encoded by the coding sequence ATGCTCAAGGGCATCATCCGCCTGTTGTTCGTCCTGTCTTTCTCCACCCCGGCTTTGGCCCAAGCCCAGACTTTCAATCTTCCGGAAATCGTCGTCACAGCCTCCCGATGGGACGAGCCGCGGGCCGACGTACCTCAATCCCTGACGGTCATCTCCCGCGATGAGATCGAGAGACGAGGAACTTCCTTCGTCACCGAGCTGCTTCAAACCCAATCGGACCTTTTCTTGGTGCAAAACGGCGGAGCCGGAAAAAACGCTACCTTGTTACTACGCGGCGGCAACGGCCGCCAGGTGCTGGTGCTGGTCGACGGCGTGCGGGTGAACAGTCCTTCCACCGGCGCGGCGGACCTCGGCGGACTTCTTACCGACGATATCGAGCGGATCGAAATCCTCAAGGGACCGCAAAGCACTCTCTACGGCTCGGAAGCCATGGCCGGCGTCGTCAACATCATTACACGCAAGGTAGTCGGACCACCCAAGACAGCCCTCCTTGTGGAGGCCGGCTCGTTTTCCACACGCAAGGCGTCGGGATCTCTCTCAGGCGGCACAGATCGCCATGATTACCGGTTCAGTGCCACTTGGCTCGACACCCAGGGCATCTCCGCAGCACGCAGCGGCACGGAGCCGGACGCCTATACAAACACCACGCTTTCCGCGAGGCTGGGTTTTGCCCCATCGGCCCGCACTGGCCTCGATCTCAACCTGCGCTACGTCCACGACCGTTCCGAGCTCGACGGCTTCGAAGCGGGCGTGGGAATGGTGGACGCCCTGAACTGGATCCAGAAGCGCGACGACTATCTAGTCGCCCTCAGGGGCGAGATTTTTCTTCTGGACAATTATGAACAGACGCTGGGCTTGTCCCTGGCAGGACAACGGCTGAAATCCGAAGACCCAGACACCTTATGGAACAATGCCCGCATCAATACCACCACCCACCAGCTTGATTGGCAGCACGTTCTGGATCTCGACCGGCTGACTCTCAGCGGAGGATTCGCCTATCGGCGCGAAGCCGCTGAAAACAAAGATGTCTTCGATGAGGCGGTGGACAACAAAGCCGGCTATGCCAACACCAAACTGCGGCTTTTGGATGAAAACCTGATCCTCGACGCGGGGTTGCGTTACGACAAACATGAAACCTTCGGCGACGAGCTCACCTACCGCATCGGGGCGCTTTACCATTTTCGCCCCCGGGATCTGCGCATCAGAGCCAACCACGGCAGCGGCTTTCGCGCGCCCTCTCTCAACGAACTGTTCTATCCTTTTTACGGCAACCCCAACCTTAAGCCGGAGAAAAGTTCGGCCTGGGATGTGGGCATTGAACAGGATTTTTTCGCCGGACGTCTCACCCTGGGCGCTACCTGGTTTCAGCAGCGCTACCGCAATCTCATCCAAACCAACTTCGCCACCTTCACGGCGGACAATATCGGCCGGGCGCGCGTCAAGGGGCTGGAATTGACAGCCATGGCAAGACCTATGGACGCCGTGCTGATCAAAAGCTCCTATACCTGGCTTGATGCCCTCGACGTTGACACCCAATCGCGCCTAGCCTTGCGTCCGCGTTCCAAAGTGGTGTCGTCCGTGGAATACACTTTCGCCGCACTGAGTCTGGGAGTGGAGCACATTTATGTTTCCAGAAGGCTCGACCCCTTCATCGGGCGCGACCTCTCAGCCTACGGACTCGTCAATCTGCGGAGCGCCTACACCCTGACCAGGTCACTGAGCGTCTTTGCCCGCATCGACAATCTTTTTGACAAGAGTTATGAGGTGGCCGGCGATTTCGGCACGCCGGGCTTCGCCGCCTTCGGCGGCCTAAAGGCAGGCTTCTGA